GAAATCATCCAGCAGccatccttttaaaaaataaaagtaaacaaataaaataacatattttataaatttaaaccCGAGGGTCAGTGTGTGGGGGTCACATCTGCCTCTGGTTTTGGTCTTCACTGTTTTATAgcatcaccaccacacccagggctTTTGAATGCTCTCTGGCTGCTTTTGCCTTACAGCAGTACAGTTGAATATCTGTGGGGGTGAGACTAGATGGCTCACAAGCTTGGAAACATTCACTCTAGGACTTCACAGGAAAACTGATTCAAACAGTCTTTTATATTAATCTTAGAATTATTGATGGACTTGTTCATATTTCTATTcaatcttaacacacacacacacacacacacacacaggtgctttTTATACTCAGAGAATATATCCATGTGTGTAAGGTATTTAAAGTGCTCAGTGACACGTGGCTCATGAATACCAAATTGGAGATGCAGGCTTAGAAAAATGCCTGCTAGTTCCATGTGTGTTTATTAACTACATAAATAggctatctgcctgcctgcttttccctctttcttttttccttcctctatctccCTTTCTTTGTGTGATTCTGcgtgaatgtatgtgtgcatgtgtcaatGGGTCTGCATGCCTAGAGCCAAAAGAGGTTTGAGCGTCAGCTTCTATCACTTCACATCTATTTccttgaggcaggctctctctgaACTTaaccccagtgatcctcctgactgCCCTGCTGGGGCCACAGGTATGTGCAGGATGTTACGTAAATGCAGGGATCTAAACTCTAGTTCACATGATTacgcagcaagcattcttaccggctgaggcatttctccagtcctccttcctcacctttccttttccattttgatacagggtctcatgttttGCAGGTGGCCTTGGGTTTGCTGTGTGAACAAGGAGGGTGATTTTGGACTTCcaaccctcctgcttccacatccaaatactgggattatggACATGTGTCACCAAGTCTCCTGTATGTGGTGCAGGGGgcctgggagttgaacccagtgCATGCCAGGCAATCAGGTCTTTTCTGTCTGGTTTTCCAGGGAGAATTTAGGCATAAAAATTTGAGACAGCTGCTGTTTATAATGAATCTACTTTTCAACTCACACCTTTAGCTTGGGCTAGCTATATAGCACTGCCCCTGGAATAACTGAGGAAACCACCCCTCAGATGACCATTTAGTAGGGCCTAGTGGATAGACAGGCCCTGTCTTGTCAAGAAAGCCTGTCTTCTTCTGAGAAACCTGTGTACTTGCTGCTGCTAGAGACAATCCCAATTCATCACACACAGTTAGAGCCAGGCACTGTGACAAAGGCTTGCTAGGTGTGACCTTTTTTAATGATAGACTGTCAATGACCTGCTGCAGGGAGCTTTCTCTGTGCTCCGAGGCTGTCCCCCTTCCTCACTCACCACAGCCCTTCTCACTCCATCTGTGATTTCCAAGATATGCCCTTTATATACCAGGAACCCAGCCAAAGAGTTGTGCTTTTAATCCAATGGCCTGAGAGAACCTAGCAAGTTATTGATGTTTGAGTAAATTCAGCAGGTGTTTGTTCAGCAACTCCGCCATATTAGGCTGCTGTGAGTTCCAAGATGGCACATTTCCACAGTGCTCCTTGGTTGCACTGTCTGTCTTTTGCTATCTCTCACTCAAGATCATTGTCAAGGTTGACTAGGGAAAACCAGGTAAGTTAGTTGTATTCAATATTTTAAGTAGTCTGGCTGTCTCTGAGATTTCAGGATAATGAGCAAACTAGTAACGGCCTGGAGAATCCCTCCAGAGCTGGCTCTTGAGAGACTCGTTTGTCCAGTTCACTCTGTTCAGACAGAGGGACTGACCTTTTGACTAGGATGGAGAGCACCGCAGTGCCCTGAGTTAAGGCAAACCTGTGAACAGCTTAGAGCAGTGCTGTCACAAGTCAAAGAGCACAAGCCTGCCCTCAAGCCACGAGAGGCATGAAGGTGGCAAGAAGGGGCCCCTCCGCCAGACAAGGGAGCATGGCCTCATGGATTCCTTGATTCTGGACCTCCAGCCTCTAGTGTGGTGATACAGTGAATTTCTGTTGTTTGAGGTCTCCTAGATTTTCATAGCTTAGGAAAACTATTACAGGAGGGCACACAGTTTAGATTGTAGGATAGCCCCAAGGACATGCCAGTTTGGAAGAGATGGGCTAGATGTTCAGAGgttctttctctttattccttcctAGGTTCATGATGATAGGACACAATCCAGCTGTCAACCACCTAGAAGTCACATGACTTGGTCTCACTAATAGAATGTAAGATGTAGTAATGCCTATAAACATCAGGCCAAGGCCAAGGTAGTTAAGAGTGGGTATGCTGTCAGGTCTGGCACcaaagagttccaggtcagcctgaggtCTACATGAACCCTTATCTCAGAAAAATCAAGTTAACGAAAACCCCATGTGGTTCCAGTGTCTCTACATTTCctatctctcttccctttccactGGACACAGAGGACTCTAAAAAGGATTCTGAGGTTTGAGTAATTGACAGAGCCACCAGTTGAGGGCAGTGTCTCCCTAGATGAGTACCTAGGAAGCTGTCCACTTAACATTAGACTCTGGTAGGACAAATGCATCTTCAATgagtagggggtggggagagaaaaaaaagaaatgtatctttATTTGTTTAAATAGTTGGAACTTAGGGACCGATTGTTGCAGTGTGTGAGGCAGGGCATCTCTGACTGATGCAGGAGTCagggaagcagccagaggagatGACAAGTCCTTCCCTGAACTGTAGGATACACTGGGACAGAGCAACTCTGCTATAGATCCCATCAGTCAATGTAGAGAAATAAACAATAGGAGATCGTTGCTCTCCTTAGCACCTTGTGGGCTAAGCGAATTCCTCCCCCGTCCAGGCCTGCTGATGCAGCCTTGCATCTCATTGTCTTCCCCAGGAAAAGGAGCAGCATTGCTAGTGACGGCAACATGGGGCAGCTGTGTAAGGAGTGGAGTTCTCGTGTGTAGACTGGAGCCCAGCATAGGCCAACAGTACACCCCAGAGGTGTATGCCTGTGATCACTTCTTCACGTCACTCTCAGCCAAGGAAGCGGGGCTCAGCAGAACACGGAGTGAGGTAGGCCTGGCCTACCTGGCTAGTCCAGATGGATCATAGGGAAAAGGAGCCACCGAGGCCCTTTCCAAGCCAAGTTCACATGAGGTCGTCTGATCGCCGTGGAATATGGAAAATGCCATTTTTGATGTAAAATGAATCTGTGATGGGATGAGTTTTGGCATGAGCTGGAGTCCTGTAGTTCTTCATGACATCTCCTGGAACAGAGCAGAGGCCTGGATGAAAAGGGGTCATCACCTGCTAGCCCTTCCCCACCTAAAGGGTTGGGGGTCAGCAGTGATGTGCTGTTATATGGGGGCAACTCTTATGTCACTCAGGAATAGCCTCTCAATGTCCCTGGTCCTTTCCTGAGGATGCTCAGAACTCAAGGCTagtgtgtgcaccatgtggaACCTTAAGACCTTGTACTGAACCCGATCAGGATCTCTTTTGACCAGCACTTAAGTCATTTCAACTGTTAATTCCAACTCTGAGCTCACTTACAATGCTTCATATTCCTGCCACTGTTAGGACTGTCCCACTATCCCACTGTATGGTAAGATCTCTAGGGGCTGCCTAAGACAAACTAGCTCCTCAGATGACCCCACTGCAAATCCTGCCTGTTGAACCAGTAATAACAatcataatttaataataatactaCTAATAAATACAGTGCTTGTTACCACTTTATTGAACACTTTACTACGTGTGAGTTGTCAGTcagttgtatatatatatatatttatatacatatataaacatatatatatatatatatatatatatatatatatatatatataatggactTTTTGACTGACCCAGCTGGGCCCCAGACAATGTCCCAACTTTGCCTTCTTTGCACCCTGGGATGAACTGCCCCTCTCTATTTATAATTAGGGTAGGGGACAGTATCAGTTAGCAGAAGGTCTGTCATCTGTTCTCCAAGTGACACCTGAATTGGGTTCAGGCTGTGAGGCCAAAGGCTTATGAAATGTTCTAGAGATTCTGGGAGCAATTTTGGACTTAAGCAGATGATGTATGCTTCTGGCTACAATCCAACATCACCCTAGGGGCCAGTGAACATTCAGAACCAGGCTACCAGCATGGTTACTGACACTCTTAAGTCTGGGTTGCTGGGTAAAGCACAGGCTGCCCCATCACATTTGAACTGCAGATTGTCATGAATAATCTTCAGAGTATGTGCATACCATATTTACTGTATACTCACACAAAAAGTTGTTACCTAGAATTCAAATGAGCCTTTGTatcctgtgtgtgtatttgcaaaATCTACCAATACAGTGCCTTCACAGGCAGTGAGCATGGACCtgtgaggcagaggagaggaggtaTTGGCCACTTAACTGAGATGCTCTCCATGAGTACAGGCCATCAGGTTCTTTTCAGAAGAGCACAGTGCAAAATGACTACCCAGGACAAGACTGTAGTGGGCCTTCCTGATTTCTGTCTGCCAGGGTAGCCCCCAGTCCTGATCCCCATATCCTGAGTTAACTCTTACTCTCACAGTTTTGACAGTCAGTGTAATTCACAGACAGGCAGCATCAGCAGCATCTGGGAGCTTGTTATATGTGCAGAAACAGGCCAAGGTTCAACATGGAGAATTTGCCTAGTATGTGTGCAAAGCCCTGTATCCCATTCCCAACCTTTGACAACTGACTCCTATGCCCAGTAAGAACACCcgctaaaaaaaacaaaacaaaaacaacaaaaccccgcAAACCCTCACAACATGGCTGCTGCCTGCATCTACAGTATGTATCTATGCCTTGTCTGCCTTCCATGCAGGCAGAAACAATGTCTGTTTTGCTCTCTGGTTCATCCCTGACATAAAAGGGCCTGGCGTGTATCAGTTGCTCCATAAAATCCATTGAATGAACAAAGAAACCAGACTTCCAGCTCGTGCTGAATCTGCCTTCTGAGCCTGATTGTTCCCATGCTCCTTTTAGGGGAGAGCTGAGATGCAGAACCCTGCTCTCCCCTATACGGGCTGTCCTGAGAGAAGGATTCCACAGGGTTTACATCTCACATGGCTTTTGTGAACAGAATACCTGTCCCAGGTATTTTTCCACACTACTTCCCAAAAATGCTGTGATGAAGGAAAACAGGTACCTGCTTATTCCAGTTTCAGACATAGAAACCAAGGCCCTGAGAAGTGATGTTTTCATGAGATCATGGCATCCAGAAGCAGAAGAACCAGGATTTGAGATGTTCCCATCCCCATTTCAAATAAAGGCCTTGCTTTCTTGCTCACATTTAGTttaggttttgattttttttttttggacagggtctcatgtagccctggctcacATCGTCTCCTTACGGAGCTGAAGTTCACCataaactcctgattctcctgcctctgccttgtgagtgcttggattacaagtgtgcaccaccatgtttaGCATGTCCATATTCATTCATTTCATAGTCATTTCAGTTTCAGTTCCAAGAAGGCAGCTAGAGGCTgtgaaaaaaactaaccaggaaaTCTTGGAACACAAAGGGCCTTCCAGGCCAAAGGAGCACGCAGACTACTGACTTAGTGGTTCTCATTCTTCTGTAGACTCACCAAGCTGCAGAAGTACCAAGTGGGTTCAGTGAATCTGCCTAGAAGACTCTGGGAAGGCTCCCTAGGGTAGGTACCATGTAGTCAGGCCTGGTaaaggaaggggaggtggggtgtGTTTCAGGGAACAGGCCAGGCACCATGTGCAGGTAAGAAGTCTCCTGGTCTACTTGTAGGGTGGTGAGCTAGTTTGGTTTTTGTATCAGGAGGGAGGTGGTGAAGAATGGGGCTGGGGAGGGTCAGTCCTGCCTGCCAAAAGCCTGGAATGGCAAGAATGTAATGGTCTTACCCACATGCCAGCCATACTCCCAGGAAGACACGATTGGGTACTTGTACTTCTCCTCTGGCATCAGTCGATTCCGCTCCTTGAGGTACAGGGTCCGGCCCTGGCCATCATGGGAGATGCCTTGGAAGAGCAGATTCAGAGTGGCTGGGCTAGGGTGCCTCATTTCTAAGTCCTCTGGCCTGCCTTGGGCTCCCCTGGCCTGCCTCACTACGTCTTCCTGGACACTGCCAGCCTTGAACAGCTGGTTCTGGACCCCCTTGGTCTCTAGCCATCCAGCTTGTGCCTCTTTTCTGACAGGGGAGCCAGTGGCAGGCACTGGGCCTGCTTTTAAGACTGACTCACAAGGGGCCTGCCGGGACTGCTTCCTGGTCCTGGACCCCTCTTTCAGGTACTTGTGGCCATAGCGGATATTCCAGGTGGTCCGAGCAACCACCTCCTTCTTTATTCGCTCCTCCCAGAAGGCCTGGTTTGAGGAGTTGAACAGTTCTTCCATGCTAGGGAGCCCAGGGGTGGGAAGGAAGATTCTTTTTCCTGAAGCTCAGAACTGTGTTTGGATGGCTGGTGTCTGTCTCCAAGGAAACGTGTAGCCAATGAGAGCCAAGTTGCCAGGGCTgctggagaggagggggagggatggCGAGGGGACTAGGGTCACCTACTGGCAGGCCAGGTCAAGCCAGGTCAAGTTGGAAAAGGAAGCAGAACcatgggccagtaagatggctctaCGGGTAAGGGTTCTGTCATGCAAGCCCaaaggcctgggttccatcccgGAACTcagggtggaagcagagaactgactcccaaaagctgtcctctgatctccacaggtgtgtctgcactcacacatatcatagcacaacacacacacacacacacacacacacacacacacacacacacacacacacacacaaatttaatttttattcataaaaaagaaagcagagcctGGCCATGACCCTCCCAGGATGACaagtgtgtgggtgtggagggTCCCACTCTTTTCAGGGGGTCAAATGCCAAGTATTTTCAGGGGGACACACAGGAACCATGTTTCTCTTCCACACAATGGATCCTGAACTTGCTATATACTAGGCACCCAGATGGACCAACAGAAGGTCTAGTCTCCACCCTCTGGAAGCCTGGGCATGTGGCAATTCTGTGGCCTCATCCTCAGAGGTTCAGTCTTGCCACCTGCTAGGTAGCTTTCTGTACACAGGATAATGGTGTGAGTATGCTTTAGTAATAGGAGAACAGTGTTTCACAGTGTGTAAAGCACTTGAGACAGAGTGGTTTATGGGGCAATCTCCATTAATGTCAGCTGAAATTTAGTATGTACCTGCCTGGAACTAGGTACTATGCCATGCTCTGAGGCCTTAAGCCATCTCTTTGTGCATGACCTCTTTTCCAGATGCAGAAATGAAGTATAGGGAAATGCTTATGCCTGTTAGGACCAGACCACTGCTGTTATATGGAGGTTCACACCTGTTTCGCACAGGCCCCAGGCTGGACCTTTTACTGTGTTAGCACGCTCCTTATAGGTGTTCAAAATTCTTTCATATGTGGAAAATGGGGGAGGGCAGTGACATTAAATGCTTGTGCTGGGATAGCACCCTGTATCTGTCAGACGTTTAGTGCTGTTTCCAAAATActtaagaacaaaaaaaaaaaaaaaaggaaaatcttaaAAGATAAGAAACAATTTATTGTGGCTCAGTTTGGTCTGGTCCACAGTCACTAGCCCATGTGCTTGGGCGGAAAGAACAGTGTGGTAGCTGTAACAAGTAGATGAGGACCCATCACCTCATGGTGGCCAACAGGAAGGGGCCAGGGTAAGATCCAGTTCCTGACAGCACAACCCAGAAACAGCCTTCTTCcagccaggctccacctcctctctccagctctcattaATGTCATCGTATGAACCTACCATGGGTTTATCCATTCCTTAGGTCAGAGCCCACATCAACCACCCCACAAAAGCCCTTTGGGTAACAACCTAGTCCCCAGTACTTGAGCCTTTATAGGGGATCTCAGATTCAATCCATAACAACTCTAAAACCTCTGTCCAAGTTATGGACACAAAACTCTCCTGGTGAATGTACtatcagagaggagatgggacatAAACAGGCAGGGGAAGCCTCAGCACCAACATAGGCAGCCAATGGAACTCTCGcagcctctgcctttctcctggAAAGGGCCAGAGAGGAAAGGGCTATGCTCCAGGGCCACCTGTCTTTCCACTGCTGTATGCACACTCATTTCATTCAACAAACTCTAGACCCCATGTTAGGTGCCAATGAAGATACATAATGTAGGTAGATGAGGAAGGATTCAGCTTTTACGTTTCCACATTTCAGCCTACGAGATAGAGTTACAACAAGGTGTTGGGGTGTTAGGGAGTTAGGGGAGGCTTCTTGGCGGAGTGCTCTTGGACTCAGCTCACAACTAGGAACATGTTAgccaggcagagctggggagactGAAAGACAGGGATGCTCATCTGAAAAGCGAGCACGCTCACAGTTGTAAAACAGTCACAAGCCATCCCTGGGATAAGATGAAGCTAGAGGGAGTCTGGGGACTTAAGATATTAAATGTAAACCGAGCACAAAAGCCTGGGCCTGCTGTACCTTCTTTTAAGTGCTTTGGGTAGTCCCCAAGTAACTTCTTGGCCCTTGGGTCAGGTTGCAAACCCTGATTGTTCTACTATGTGCCTGAAATTGCATCTGAACAGAAGTCCCATGCCCACAGAATAAGAGCTTCCTGGCTCTACCTGGCAGAGCACTAATCTCCACCTCcattttcccattttacagatgtgggCACTGAGGTTCAGAGGCCATTCCCTGAGGTGTCTTGGCTGGTAAGCTGCAGGGCTGGGATTGTTAAACTTGAACCCTTTGCCGAGTTCTTTACTAGTTTCCACTGATGATGCCCAGATCCAGTCCCCAGCAGGCTCTGGCTCCACGGCCCCATGGCTTCTCCTAAGCCCCACATGAGACATCTGTTATGTAAGGGTGAGTGGTTTGGGGTAAGTCAAGGCAGAGTAGGATGTAAACCTCCTAGTCTGTGCTTAGAACCATCACATTACTGTCTTCTCCCACAGACCAGCTTTCCCCCAATGGGATACCCATTCCTCTCCACTTTAGGGAACCAAGTCACCTCAACATCCTTCCAGGTATCCTGGAAGCCCTGGCTTACCCAGGTTGGTTGGAGGGTAAATGGGCTGAGCATAGAGGTGTCCGGTTTAGCTTAGAATGTAAGGTCTTAACTCTCTCCGTTTTACAGATGAGAGCACAGAGGCCTGTGATGACTGAGGTGGCAATCCACAGGGCTGGGACTGAAATCCAGACCTGAAATTGCTGCATCTGACACACTGCTTGCAGATCCTCACACATTGGGTCATTCTACTGCTATCCAGTAGTGGGTCGCAGAGGCCAGAGCCTCTGTCAAACTGTTCTGAGAACACCCTGCCCAGGTTTAGCTGGATCCAAAGAATGTGCCCCACCTCAATGGTGACTGGGCAAGGCAAGGCATCCTGGTGCTGTGGAAGGGCGGGTGGTCAGACAGGGGAAACACGGGCAATAAAGGACCAGTAGATTCTTTGTCCTGGGGAGATAAACAAGTCCAAAGCTCAAAGTACCCTGGGATACGTGCCACAAGTCAGGCTTGTAAATTCCAGGCTCCTGGCTGCCTTTGAGAatgctgaggaagaaaaaaagggtgTGAGGGGTGGGTCCTCTAAATTCCATGCATATGAGCTGGTCCCCATGGGTTTGGGGGCCCACACAAAGCAGAGAAGGATCTTTTGTTTGCAAGGATCCCTCCCACCATGCATTTGGCCAAATCTTTAGGGAAAGGCCAAAGAGAAAAACTGAATCCAGATTGCTTAGGGCCTTCTCTGCCTCCACGTTTGACAtttgtaaaaaagaaatattaaattttactAGGTGatgcccaccttgtttttttgagctAGGTCTTTCATGTAGTTTGGAACTTGCCAAGTTAggttgggctggctggccagggagcccagcATGGGGGACTTCTGGTGGATGCTATCATGCACAGgtccttcatgtgggtgctggtgctGGAGCTCATGTGTTCTGCACTGAGCTGTATTATATTCCCAGCCCTCTCATTCTCCCACTTAAAGACTGACTTCAGGGGTTGACCTgggagaatggctcagtggtagagaacttgtaTTAGATCTGCTCACCAATTAAAACAaacggaaaaaaacaaaaaacaaaacaacaacaacaacaaaaaaaaaacaacaaaaaaaaacattacaacaaaacccagaaaaatcCACCTTCCCAGTGATGGCTTTGCAAACTGTAAGAAACAAGCAAACTGAAGGGTACAAGGCTAAAAACACCATGTTTTTGAGTCTGTTGATTTTTAAGGCTGAACAATTTTCAAAGGAAATCAAATCCCCATGTACTGAGTTGTATAACAAGTGCATCAAAATGTGGCTCTCAAGGCCCCTTTGAAGTCTAAAACCAAGTGGCCTAGGGCTAATATGTGTAAGTGCGCTGTTAACGGACATTTGCTTCTCACAGCCACCTTGGTAAGCACTTTCCTGGGCTGCAGGGGACAATTTGGGAAGCAGGGTGGGCACTGGCTGCAATTCCATTGGCCATTGGAGTGACATAAGCTTCGGCTGGGAACAGGCAAACAGCAAGTCAGGAAGCACCTGGCACCAGGCCCACCCAGTTTCAAAGTTTTCAGGATATTGACACAAACAATAGCCTGTTTCTATAGTAACCAAACCCACATGCAGATAAGAGCTGCCCTCTGGTTCTAGGCAGGGAGGGCAACAGAGTCTCCACCCTGTAGGACCTGATGTCACAGGCAGCAATGGCAGGGTAAAACTATTACCACTCACTAGGTGTCTACAACTGGCTATCTCACACACACCCGTGGATGAGGCACATCACTGTCAGCATGGGTTGTCCACTCAAATAACAAGCAAATAAGTGTTCCTACAGATCCCCATGGGAATTCATGGGAGCCTTACCCCTAGCCAAAGGAGGCAGTGTTTAGATTCTGGGACATCTTACACCAAAGTCAATGCTGTTATTGTACAAATTCTGCCTCCCCCAGCAAACCTAGACAGGATAGAGGGGAACAAATGGATGGTGGCATCCCTGGGCTTCTCTGGCAAAGCCAGCATCACACTAGACAGTATCTTGCATGGACACCTCAGGGCCTACAGCCTTACAGAGGCTAGGAGTCTAGGGCAGGCTTTCAAGGCACAGAGAAGAAAGGGTGCATCTGTCTCACCTCCTCTAAGCTCAGAGGAAAACAAATCATTCCAATATGTAGCCAGGTATagcaggaaaaacaacaacacagaaagcagagtaggagatgtagcttagttggtagagtgctcgtCTAGCACACACAAAGTCCAGGGTTTGCTCCTGGCATAGCATACATAAAAAAGTTCAAGGTCCTTgctggctacatagggagtttcacAAGACCatgccacatacacatacataccaccaCTAAAAATTATCCAGATTCTCTGCCTGAATCCCTGATACCCTCATTCCCAGACTGGAGGCTTTGCGGCCTACTATGGCCTTGCCTTCACCATGGGTACTGTCAAGGGCTTTTGTAGGGCTCCTGCAATCCTTTCTCTTTGAGCTGCTTCCCTGCAGTGACTTGTGGGTAGAGCTCCCATTCTGGGGGCAAAAGTTATAGGCCCAATCTGTCTCCATATGAACTCTGGGTCTGTAAATGCAGGGTATAAGTTGAACCCATGTTAGTTTTGTCATCTGTAAAATGTCAACTGACCACTGTAATGATTAGTAGATGGAAGGTTAAGCACATCTTGAATCATcagcaataatttttttctggcagggacagagatgagggaggggcagGTGGTGGCACTGTGTCTGAGGCAGTGGAGACAAGTGACaggttgtgggagcccacagaggttggctagtgagatctgagtttgctttacccagcaaacTGCgtaagaggatgactggaccaagGGCCTAggtaccaggtgtttgaaagggtctacacttggctgtatctagcaagggggaggtcttttgcctcacctcttggcattgttataaaaagcccttttgaatgaATCTCTGGGCCTTTGGGTATTGAtctaggacctcctgaaactatcctgtgtttctttcttctcgtAGTCTAGGcctatctttctatctgatattttcttatccctctctcctcaagagtaccctggaaaaAGTGGGGGAAGATCTCCCACAACAGGTTGAGAACATTCCCGAGATTTCAGATTCCTGATATTAAGCAAGAGGCTTTCTTAAAATCGATACTTTCTACCTGGGTTTTATATCTAAGACGCCAAAGAAGTCATGTTGG
The nucleotide sequence above comes from Peromyscus maniculatus bairdii isolate BWxNUB_F1_BW_parent chromosome 9, HU_Pman_BW_mat_3.1, whole genome shotgun sequence. Encoded proteins:
- the LOC121832210 gene encoding protein SPMIP1 — translated: MEELFNSSNQAFWEERIKKEVVARTTWNIRYGHKYLKEGSRTRKQSRQAPCESVLKAGPVPATGSPVRKEAQAGWLETKGVQNQLFKAGSVQEDVVRQARGAQGRPEDLEMRHPSPATLNLLFQGISHDGQGRTLYLKERNRLMPEEKYKYPIVSSWEYGWHVGDVMKNYRTPAHAKTHPITDSFYIKNGIFHIPRRSDDLM